The Cloacibacillus sp. An23 genome includes a window with the following:
- a CDS encoding LicD family protein, producing MGCNEYGLDEIHKLLIQALDYIDEICRNGNIKYSLHGGALLGAERNAHLIPWDDDLDVSMTRDEYVKFRSAIGNNLKKGYVLSEKYFWIPRLIYTKNEETVFVDIFIYDYITENRMGQIIKIATLHFLQGMMRPYIDYGHYSLLNRLLLFITHTFGKAFSDNQKRNFYKYISESFLKGKEKYIHRSNDTFYGINYIFDADFMSEYIDIELEGKRYMANKRYREFLIRNYGENYMTPPPVSERKPAHRGLVSETEE from the coding sequence ATGGGTTGCAACGAATACGGTCTTGATGAAATACATAAGTTACTTATCCAAGCATTGGACTATATTGATGAAATATGTCGAAACGGGAATATTAAATATTCATTACATGGAGGTGCCTTGCTTGGTGCAGAACGTAATGCTCACCTGATCCCTTGGGATGATGACTTGGATGTTTCGATGACTAGAGATGAATATGTTAAATTTAGAAGTGCAATTGGCAATAATTTGAAAAAAGGATATGTCCTTAGTGAAAAGTATTTCTGGATACCAAGACTAATTTATACAAAAAATGAAGAGACTGTTTTTGTTGATATATTTATTTACGATTATATAACTGAGAATCGTATGGGGCAGATTATTAAAATAGCAACGTTGCATTTTTTGCAGGGAATGATGCGCCCTTACATTGATTATGGGCACTATAGCTTGCTTAATCGTCTACTGTTATTTATTACACACACCTTTGGGAAGGCATTTTCCGATAATCAGAAGCGGAATTTCTATAAATATATTAGCGAAAGTTTTTTGAAGGGCAAGGAAAAATATATACATCGGTCTAATGATACATTTTACGGTATAAATTACATTTTTGACGCTGATTTTATGAGTGAATACATAGACATAGAATTGGAAGGAAAAAGGTATATGGCTAATAAGAGATACAGAGAGTTCTTGATCCGTAACTATGGAGAAAACTACATGACTCCACCACCTGTCTCGGAGCGCAAACCGGCCCATCGTGGTCTCGTATCGGAGACGGAAGAATGA
- a CDS encoding NAD(P)-dependent oxidoreductase, which translates to MVEKRDIDIICNSSVNWRLYQGRTVLVTGATGRLGRYILETLVDVDLRYNLNMRIVGLARSEEKTKYVFGSTLELPNVYFLYQDINTVIDYNGPIDFIFHTAGAAAPIDFRDRAAETLWGHVNGTHNILECARKHNTNRVLYVSTVEIYGEWLSKDNIKESDMGIMRHLNYRACYPEAKRLCETMLASYKEEYSIDYCGVRFSHTLGPGIAIDDGRAFAEFMKCTLSNKDIVLHSDGSAMRTYTYTADGVNAIFLIMEKGESTMYNVAADENLISIRDAAELIASMSHSGKTKVLFSEEACNMPYLPFKLAIMDTSKVRELGWKPQVDVKQAFQWTMASFC; encoded by the coding sequence ATGGTAGAAAAAAGAGATATCGATATTATATGCAACAGCAGCGTTAACTGGAGGCTATACCAGGGAAGAACAGTGTTAGTCACTGGCGCTACCGGAAGGCTGGGGCGCTATATTCTTGAAACATTAGTAGATGTAGACTTGAGGTATAACCTCAATATGCGCATAGTAGGACTGGCACGATCTGAAGAAAAAACTAAATATGTGTTCGGCAGCACATTGGAGCTTCCCAACGTTTACTTTTTATACCAGGATATAAATACAGTTATCGATTACAATGGACCAATCGATTTTATATTCCATACTGCAGGTGCAGCGGCGCCGATTGACTTTAGAGATCGTGCAGCGGAAACACTCTGGGGGCATGTAAATGGGACCCATAATATACTTGAATGCGCCCGAAAGCATAACACAAATCGAGTGCTCTATGTATCCACAGTAGAGATATATGGCGAGTGGCTGAGCAAGGATAATATAAAAGAATCAGATATGGGGATTATGCGCCATTTGAACTACCGCGCATGTTATCCAGAAGCTAAAAGGCTTTGTGAAACTATGTTGGCTTCATATAAAGAAGAATATAGTATAGATTACTGTGGCGTACGTTTTTCTCATACATTGGGACCTGGAATCGCAATTGACGATGGGCGAGCCTTTGCCGAATTTATGAAATGTACTCTATCAAATAAAGATATAGTGCTCCATTCTGACGGTAGCGCAATGAGGACTTATACATACACTGCGGATGGCGTCAACGCGATTTTCCTTATTATGGAAAAAGGTGAAAGCACAATGTACAACGTTGCTGCGGACGAAAATCTGATAAGCATAAGAGATGCCGCGGAACTTATAGCATCCATGTCACATAGCGGAAAAACAAAAGTGTTATTTAGCGAAGAAGCATGTAATATGCCATATTTACCATTTAAACTCGCAATTATGGATACAAGTAAGGTGCGTGAGCTTGGTTGGAAACCTCAGGTAGATGTAAAACAGGCATTTCAATGGACTATGGCATCATTTTGCTGA
- a CDS encoding glycosyltransferase family 2 protein, protein MTPDVSIIIPIYNLESYVSKCIQSIQNQTYKNWEAIIVDDGSTDNSPALCDNFAVDDKRIKVIHQTNHGAAAARNKGIEAASGKWIMFVDADDWLEPDAVECLYHQTQKQCDVVVASYTWDFSDGTSRHASLNVFEEHCYHAIDRREYMLGLCLVSPNDMVNQFPEDMSICPSFAGPWAKLYKKSLLIDNKILFPQHIYLGEDRLFNLYVIYNAQIVVFINKFIYHYFIRNGSTVNSSLAISTTKVVAHLEETYSFIKEHPNLINTLPYFYYSCFKKMEAFSQYLAMEVNLNKNFRFCNKKLISFFKYPICKISVYNLSVRYVKASREKLMLILFKARLLSIALIVCVLYYAIFPAKNRFNTQPNLSTDGVEAEQK, encoded by the coding sequence ATGACTCCCGATGTATCAATCATAATACCTATATATAATCTTGAAAGTTATGTAAGTAAATGCATACAGAGCATCCAAAATCAAACTTACAAAAATTGGGAAGCAATAATAGTCGATGACGGCAGCACGGATAACAGTCCAGCTCTTTGTGATAATTTTGCCGTTGATGACAAAAGAATCAAGGTCATTCACCAAACAAATCATGGTGCCGCGGCCGCAAGAAATAAAGGGATTGAAGCCGCATCTGGAAAATGGATAATGTTTGTGGATGCGGACGATTGGTTAGAGCCAGATGCGGTCGAATGTTTATATCATCAGACGCAGAAACAGTGTGATGTCGTAGTGGCGTCGTACACTTGGGATTTTAGTGATGGTACTAGTCGCCATGCGTCGCTGAATGTCTTTGAAGAACATTGCTATCATGCGATAGATCGAAGAGAATATATGTTAGGGCTGTGTTTAGTAAGTCCCAATGATATGGTCAATCAATTTCCAGAAGATATGTCTATTTGTCCTAGTTTTGCTGGTCCTTGGGCTAAGCTATATAAAAAGTCACTACTGATAGATAATAAAATATTATTCCCTCAACATATTTATTTGGGAGAAGATAGACTTTTTAACCTTTATGTTATTTACAATGCTCAAATAGTTGTATTTATTAATAAGTTTATTTATCATTACTTTATTCGAAATGGTTCTACGGTTAATAGTTCTCTAGCTATATCAACTACAAAAGTTGTAGCGCATTTAGAGGAAACATATTCTTTCATAAAAGAACACCCAAATCTAATAAATACGTTACCATATTTTTATTACAGTTGCTTTAAAAAAATGGAAGCTTTCTCACAATACTTAGCTATGGAAGTCAATTTGAATAAAAATTTTAGGTTTTGTAATAAGAAATTAATAAGTTTTTTCAAATATCCTATCTGTAAAATTTCGGTTTATAATTTATCTGTAAGATATGTTAAAGCATCTCGTGAAAAACTTATGCTTATCCTTTTTAAAGCAAGATTATTGTCGATTGCTTTGATCGTATGTGTTCTTTATTATGCAATTTTTCCAGCCAAAAACCGTTTTAATACACAACCTAATTTATCTACGGATGGAGTAGAAGCGGAACAAAAATAA
- a CDS encoding IspD/TarI family cytidylyltransferase, with protein sequence MNYAIILAGGVGQRMRNSGMPKQFLEVFGKPIIIYTLEKFDSCSSIDRIVVACNASWIDHMEKLLRKYALSKVVQVVSGGRNRQESIENALNYIVNNSKSNDDIVVIHDGVRPLVESSIISENVRVAQKYGSAMTVRPVIESVVITDDQTASFDDFKKRDDTYSLTAPQTFKLGLLKDIYAKTKDIEQPIPLLDSALAYTYLGNNIYIVKENNQNIKITTPEDYYILKAMLELQENKYVFGI encoded by the coding sequence ATGAACTATGCAATCATACTCGCTGGTGGTGTAGGACAGCGTATGCGCAACTCTGGCATGCCTAAACAATTTTTAGAAGTGTTTGGAAAGCCAATCATCATCTATACATTAGAAAAATTTGATTCATGTTCGAGTATAGATAGAATAGTTGTCGCATGCAACGCGAGCTGGATCGACCACATGGAAAAACTTCTAAGAAAATATGCCCTTTCGAAGGTGGTTCAGGTTGTATCTGGCGGGAGAAATAGGCAGGAGAGCATTGAAAATGCTTTAAATTATATTGTTAATAATTCCAAAAGCAACGACGACATTGTCGTTATACATGATGGAGTGAGGCCTTTGGTCGAGTCATCTATTATCTCAGAGAATGTTCGCGTCGCTCAAAAATATGGCAGTGCAATGACGGTACGGCCTGTTATTGAGTCTGTAGTTATAACAGATGACCAAACCGCGTCATTTGATGATTTTAAAAAGCGTGACGATACCTATAGTCTTACAGCCCCACAGACGTTTAAGTTAGGTTTGCTAAAAGACATTTATGCAAAGACTAAGGATATTGAACAGCCAATACCTCTCCTCGATTCTGCACTAGCGTATACATATTTAGGTAATAATATATATATAGTAAAAGAGAATAATCAAAATATTAAAATTACCACTCCAGAAGATTATTACATACTAAAAGCTATGCTCGAACTTCAAGAAAATAAATATGTTTTTGGAATATAA
- a CDS encoding EpsG family protein gives MWKYVVFGLLCSMPIIVVYTLRYGIGYDYAAYEKYYDIVNNVPIFEYFRKHFEGVGIYYAEIGYYLLNKFSINFIVLKFIVIVFINIFLMITAIKSRLHCGMLFFIFFCLNLAAAMNIVRFSMALSLLLYGYIYLVANKASKYLLCTLIAALFHKSMLFCLPFVLLKEFKSHKFSVMRDVVLLVAVLGWPVIAPYLFSFADSLPILTRYFSIGAYKFNTNTMQHSYKLLLHIFVVLFPFVVIFRKKMLYDSQTRVMLRIFILEFPFRMLAFYNEWYSRLVRIPQLIEVLMVPFLLSKVQNPQTKLLLTLYYCIWYIFCFIYSVYYSGYGGIIPYQCELFR, from the coding sequence ATGTGGAAGTATGTTGTATTTGGTTTACTATGCTCGATGCCAATAATAGTAGTTTATACGCTAAGATATGGCATCGGATATGACTATGCAGCATATGAAAAGTATTATGACATAGTCAATAATGTGCCAATATTTGAATATTTTAGAAAACATTTTGAAGGTGTTGGAATATATTATGCGGAAATTGGATATTATTTATTAAATAAATTTTCTATCAATTTTATAGTCTTAAAGTTTATCGTTATTGTTTTTATCAATATCTTTTTAATGATAACAGCAATTAAGAGTCGTTTACATTGCGGAATGCTTTTTTTTATTTTCTTCTGCTTAAATTTAGCTGCCGCAATGAATATTGTCAGATTTTCGATGGCTTTGAGTTTGCTTTTGTATGGTTATATATATTTAGTTGCAAATAAAGCTTCAAAATATCTATTGTGTACTTTAATAGCTGCTCTTTTTCATAAATCAATGTTATTTTGCTTACCGTTTGTTTTGTTAAAAGAGTTTAAGTCACATAAGTTTTCTGTAATGAGAGACGTCGTTCTTCTCGTAGCAGTTTTAGGTTGGCCTGTTATCGCTCCGTACCTATTTAGTTTCGCTGACAGTTTACCTATTTTGACCAGATATTTTTCAATAGGAGCATATAAATTTAACACAAATACTATGCAACATTCATATAAATTATTGTTGCACATATTTGTAGTTCTTTTTCCCTTTGTTGTTATATTTAGAAAAAAAATGCTTTATGATTCACAAACTCGCGTTATGCTTCGTATTTTTATATTAGAGTTCCCGTTTAGAATGTTGGCTTTTTATAACGAATGGTATAGCCGTTTAGTTCGGATTCCGCAGCTGATTGAGGTTTTAATGGTACCTTTCTTGCTATCCAAGGTACAAAACCCTCAAACCAAGTTGCTCTTAACTTTATATTATTGTATATGGTACATATTTTGCTTTATATATAGTGTCTACTATTCAGGTTATGGAGGCATTATCCCATATCAGTGCGAGCTGTTCCGTTGA